A window from Fibrobacter sp. UWB11 encodes these proteins:
- a CDS encoding DUF262 domain-containing protein, with amino-acid sequence MSTEPKIVSIGDLLTVPLSLPDYQRPYTWNAKSASTLYWDVFEAYSNSLDEYRIGSVILCYNGKTKSYDIVDGQQRLTTISLLLYCLDKNSSTALLKQKYGKASKKAVSQNFSTLSQLCENLDTERKSGLKEYLINHCSIVKIIVENEQEAFQFFDSQNSRGKELAPHDLLKSYHLREMNDDSVAEKTSLINRWEDTNQDELASFFKDVLYPLVRWFRGKDGLGYSSKKISFFKGIKKSNVYNFSVYHKSANLYIEQINQNNVYEVLSEKKISQFQLTQPLIAGKRFFFYTLHYYELYKKLDKMVEKKFPDLTDGGRGDQLVRNLFINVLLFFVDRFGEKELSEAVYRYLFSWVYMLRISLYSVYEESINKYALGYHNINYGLNLFSLINQMNQPKELFENALSKPDASKLKKISKKTYENRSKRYIENWEKYSGMGIKNV; translated from the coding sequence ATGAGTACTGAGCCCAAAATAGTATCTATCGGTGACTTGTTGACAGTTCCCTTGAGCCTTCCAGATTATCAACGTCCCTATACATGGAACGCCAAATCAGCATCTACCTTATATTGGGATGTTTTTGAAGCATATAGTAATTCATTGGACGAATACCGCATCGGATCCGTGATTCTTTGCTATAACGGGAAAACCAAATCTTATGATATTGTCGATGGTCAACAACGTTTAACAACAATATCATTACTGCTCTATTGTTTGGATAAAAATTCATCGACGGCCTTATTGAAACAAAAATATGGCAAAGCGTCAAAAAAGGCTGTATCGCAAAATTTCAGCACATTGTCCCAATTGTGCGAAAACCTGGATACCGAAAGGAAATCCGGCCTAAAAGAATACCTAATAAATCATTGTTCAATCGTTAAGATAATCGTTGAAAACGAGCAGGAGGCATTCCAATTCTTTGATTCACAAAATTCAAGAGGAAAAGAATTAGCTCCTCATGATTTATTAAAATCCTATCACCTGAGAGAAATGAACGATGATAGCGTCGCTGAGAAAACATCGCTTATAAATCGGTGGGAAGACACTAACCAAGACGAACTAGCATCTTTCTTCAAGGATGTATTATATCCACTTGTACGATGGTTTAGGGGTAAGGACGGTCTCGGTTATTCTTCAAAAAAAATCAGTTTCTTTAAAGGAATAAAAAAGAGCAACGTTTACAATTTTTCCGTCTATCACAAGTCGGCAAATCTATATATAGAACAGATAAATCAAAATAATGTCTACGAAGTTCTATCCGAGAAAAAGATTAGTCAGTTTCAATTGACTCAGCCACTTATTGCAGGAAAAAGATTCTTTTTCTACACACTTCATTATTACGAATTGTATAAAAAGCTTGATAAAATGGTTGAAAAAAAATTTCCCGATTTAACAGATGGAGGTCGTGGAGATCAACTCGTAAGAAACCTATTCATCAATGTATTGTTGTTTTTTGTAGATAGATTCGGTGAGAAAGAATTATCAGAAGCCGTATATCGGTATTTATTCTCATGGGTTTATATGCTCCGTATTTCGTTATATAGCGTGTATGAAGAATCCATTAACAAATACGCGTTGGGCTATCATAACATTAACTATGGTTTGAATCTATTTTCTTTAATAAATCAAATGAATCAACCCAAGGAATTATTTGAAAATGCTCTATCAAAACCAGATGCATCCAAATTGAAAAAAATATCGAAAAAGACATACGAGAATCGTTCAAAACGATACATTGAAAACTGGGAAAAATATTCTGGCATGGGGATTAAAAATGTCTAG
- the ettA gene encoding energy-dependent translational throttle protein EttA: protein MAEQNKAEKFVFYMYKMTKSYPPNKEVLKDISLSFYYGAKIGIIGQNGAGKSTLLRIMAGIDKEFQGEAWIEPGRTAGYLPQEPQLDPNLTVKENVMQAVAKKQAVLDRFNEISMKFAEPMEDDEMNKLLDEQAKLQDIIDAQDLWSLDRSIEIAMDALRCPPGDWPVTNLSGGEKRRVALCRLLLEEPDLLLLDEPTNHLDAETVAWLERHLREYKGSVILVTHDRYFLDNVTNWILEIDRGRGIPWEGNYAQWLDQKLERMKNEEKGESDRQKRLAREQEWVKQSPKARQAKSKARLKAYEELLAEDSKEQIKVAQIHIANGKRLGDVVIQAEHLQKAFGDKVLFDDLNFSLPRSGIVGIIGPNGAGKTTLFKMIMGQEKPDGGTLKIGETVEIISMEQGRESLDDSKTVWESITGGIDEILVGDRKMNGRAYCGLFNFTGAAQQKKLSQLSGGERNRVLMAKNLQKPGNLLFLDEPTNDLDIETLQALEQAILKFAGCAVIISHDRWFLDRIATHILAYEGDSKVVWFEGNWSEYEADRRKRLGEDADNPKPIKYKTLTRQ, encoded by the coding sequence ATGGCCGAACAAAACAAAGCAGAAAAATTCGTTTTCTACATGTACAAAATGACCAAGTCCTATCCGCCTAACAAAGAGGTGCTGAAGGACATTTCTTTGAGCTTCTACTATGGCGCAAAGATTGGTATTATCGGCCAGAACGGTGCCGGTAAGTCGACGCTCCTCCGCATCATGGCGGGTATCGACAAGGAATTCCAAGGCGAAGCTTGGATTGAACCGGGCCGCACTGCTGGTTACTTGCCGCAGGAACCGCAGCTGGACCCGAACTTGACTGTCAAGGAAAACGTGATGCAGGCCGTTGCGAAAAAGCAGGCCGTGCTCGACCGCTTCAACGAAATTTCCATGAAGTTTGCTGAACCGATGGAAGACGACGAGATGAACAAGCTCCTCGACGAACAGGCTAAGCTTCAGGACATCATCGACGCTCAGGACTTGTGGAGCCTTGACCGCAGCATTGAAATTGCAATGGACGCTCTCCGTTGCCCGCCGGGCGATTGGCCGGTGACGAACCTATCCGGCGGTGAAAAACGCCGTGTGGCTCTCTGCCGCTTGCTCCTTGAAGAACCGGATTTGTTGCTCTTGGACGAACCGACGAACCACTTGGATGCTGAAACGGTTGCATGGCTTGAACGCCACCTCCGCGAATACAAGGGCTCCGTGATTCTCGTGACGCATGACCGTTACTTCCTTGACAACGTAACGAACTGGATTTTGGAAATTGACCGCGGTCGCGGCATTCCTTGGGAAGGCAATTACGCCCAGTGGCTTGACCAGAAGCTTGAACGCATGAAGAACGAAGAGAAGGGTGAATCTGACCGTCAGAAGCGCCTCGCTCGTGAACAGGAATGGGTCAAGCAGAGTCCGAAGGCTCGCCAGGCAAAGAGTAAGGCTCGTCTCAAGGCATACGAAGAACTCTTGGCCGAAGATTCCAAGGAACAGATCAAGGTGGCTCAGATCCACATTGCAAACGGCAAGCGCTTGGGCGATGTCGTCATTCAGGCGGAACATTTGCAGAAGGCCTTTGGCGACAAGGTGCTCTTCGACGATTTGAACTTCAGCTTGCCGCGCTCGGGTATCGTGGGCATTATCGGTCCGAACGGTGCCGGTAAGACGACTTTGTTCAAGATGATCATGGGCCAGGAAAAGCCGGATGGCGGTACGCTTAAGATTGGCGAAACTGTCGAAATCATCAGCATGGAACAGGGCCGCGAAAGCCTGGACGATTCCAAGACGGTTTGGGAATCTATCACGGGCGGCATCGACGAAATCTTGGTGGGCGACCGCAAGATGAATGGCCGTGCTTACTGCGGTCTCTTTAACTTCACGGGTGCAGCTCAGCAGAAGAAGCTCTCGCAGCTCTCTGGTGGTGAACGCAACCGCGTGCTTATGGCAAAGAACTTGCAGAAACCGGGCAACCTCTTGTTCCTTGACGAACCGACGAACGACTTGGACATCGAAACATTGCAGGCTCTCGAACAGGCTATCCTTAAGTTCGCAGGTTGCGCCGTGATTATCTCGCATGACCGCTGGTTCCTCGACCGTATCGCAACCCACATCCTCGCTTACGAAGGCGATTCGAAGGTCGTGTGGTTCGAAGGCAACTGGAGCGAATACGAAGCCGATCGCCGCAAGCGCCTCGGCGAAGACGCTGACAATCCGAAGCCGATCAAGTACAAGACTCTCACGAGGCAATAA
- a CDS encoding flotillin-like FloA family protein — MEVQFINKVVFIAIAIIISIISMGLLQVFFQWVRALHSNVNVSYFKLVGMRLHKVPIQKIIDAHVLSRREDIPIELDLLEAHYLAGGNVLHTIQTVIDANKANVKLDFKEAAALDLAGDKMHEVAKNIAKRQVLERHHLIQK; from the coding sequence GTGGAAGTTCAATTCATCAACAAAGTCGTTTTTATCGCAATCGCCATTATCATATCCATCATCAGCATGGGTCTTTTACAAGTATTCTTCCAATGGGTCAGGGCATTGCATTCCAACGTAAATGTGAGTTATTTTAAACTTGTAGGCATGCGGTTACACAAAGTTCCAATACAGAAAATCATTGATGCTCACGTTCTCAGCCGCCGTGAAGACATCCCTATCGAATTAGACCTTCTTGAAGCGCATTACCTCGCCGGAGGCAACGTACTCCACACTATTCAGACAGTCATCGATGCAAACAAGGCAAACGTTAAGCTCGACTTCAAAGAAGCCGCGGCACTCGATCTTGCCGGAGACAAAATGCATGAGGTAGCAAAGAACATCGCAAAAAGACAAGTCCTTGAACGGCATCATTTAATCCAAAAATAA
- a CDS encoding VIT1/CCC1 transporter family protein, giving the protein MKNKLYVWAVYSAGGLIFGAFLIPIFGFETAFYAFLTYSLISAICIFVFGVFPEKKPLNGNLQSIDDYFSEDYNHGDGTDEFDEIMGLRERKKSFDELIAERKKE; this is encoded by the coding sequence TTGAAAAATAAACTCTACGTGTGGGCGGTTTATAGTGCCGGTGGGCTTATATTTGGAGCTTTTCTAATTCCTATTTTCGGATTTGAAACAGCGTTTTACGCATTCCTTACATATTCACTTATTTCTGCAATCTGCATTTTTGTATTTGGAGTATTTCCGGAAAAAAAGCCCCTAAACGGGAATCTGCAATCCATCGATGATTATTTTTCAGAAGATTACAACCACGGTGACGGAACGGACGAGTTCGACGAAATCATGGGCTTAAGGGAAAGAAAAAAATCCTTTGACGAACTCATCGCCGAAAGGAAGAAAGAATAA
- a CDS encoding ABC transporter permease — MLHVFKHELRLIFRDPRFWIPFIIPPAILAASQAIAVSRYGTQIMDGMGSYMMLLLGCLMAPMGAPLAGDSFAGERERNSLELLQLSPIAPAKLFWGKLLAIIPFPIVFALLAQLGYWFSHPDITALEACASMLGALSAVLLTTAFSLMVSLRVKTVRAATHMTLFFIVPLLLLVQMGHEAFLSNLFIPLVILALSVVISIAVTFAGMKKFVSL; from the coding sequence ATGCTCCACGTTTTTAAACACGAACTTCGACTGATTTTCAGGGATCCTCGTTTTTGGATTCCGTTCATCATCCCGCCGGCGATTCTCGCGGCGAGCCAGGCGATTGCTGTGTCGCGTTATGGAACGCAGATTATGGATGGCATGGGAAGCTACATGATGCTGTTGCTCGGTTGCCTGATGGCCCCGATGGGCGCGCCTTTGGCGGGTGACAGTTTTGCTGGCGAGCGCGAGCGTAATTCGCTTGAACTTTTGCAGCTTTCTCCGATTGCTCCTGCGAAACTTTTCTGGGGAAAACTTTTGGCGATTATTCCGTTTCCGATTGTGTTTGCTCTTTTGGCGCAGCTTGGTTATTGGTTCTCGCATCCTGACATTACTGCGCTGGAGGCTTGTGCTTCTATGCTTGGTGCGCTTTCGGCAGTGCTGTTGACGACTGCATTTTCGTTGATGGTATCGCTTCGCGTTAAGACAGTCCGCGCGGCGACTCACATGACGTTGTTCTTTATCGTTCCGCTTCTTTTGCTTGTACAAATGGGGCATGAAGCCTTTTTGAGTAATTTGTTTATTCCGCTAGTGATTTTGGCTTTATCTGTAGTCATAAGCATTGCAGTCACTTTTGCCGGCATGAAAAAATTTGTAAGTTTATAA